In a single window of the Pseudomonas oryzihabitans genome:
- a CDS encoding DNA/RNA non-specific endonuclease: MSSQSPAVDLAYRPRLADLRPLLPEPLPGLRAEPRITPAVSLTDRMGYQADFLGGFLVPWPHPGAALASDVYPLPASADRLDYTHFSVTLSRSRRMALWVGVNIDGGQQVEVKRGRDAWAYDGRVPLEAQLGEALYADNLLDRGHLVRRQDPNWGPAAIQANQDTFHFTNCAPQMAAFNQQTWLELEDYLLDNTQRWQARITIFSGPVLRPDDRVYRDARIPEAFWKVVAYLGDDGKPSASAYLIDQRRELDALSIAFGRLRTYQCSVLRIEQLTGIDFGPLADHDGFSNEERATGRPVERAIQGPADIRL; this comes from the coding sequence ATGTCCAGCCAGTCCCCTGCCGTCGATCTCGCCTATCGTCCTCGTCTCGCCGATCTGCGTCCCTTGCTGCCGGAGCCCCTGCCCGGCCTGCGTGCCGAACCCCGCATCACGCCCGCCGTCAGCCTGACGGATCGCATGGGCTACCAGGCCGATTTTCTCGGCGGCTTCCTGGTCCCCTGGCCGCACCCGGGCGCGGCCCTGGCCAGCGATGTCTATCCCCTGCCCGCCTCCGCTGACCGTCTGGACTACACCCACTTTTCCGTGACCCTCTCGCGCAGCCGGCGAATGGCGCTCTGGGTCGGCGTCAATATCGATGGCGGTCAGCAGGTGGAGGTCAAGCGCGGCCGCGATGCCTGGGCCTATGACGGTCGGGTGCCGCTGGAGGCCCAGCTCGGCGAGGCGCTCTATGCCGACAACCTGCTCGACCGGGGTCATCTGGTGCGCCGCCAGGATCCCAACTGGGGCCCTGCGGCCATCCAGGCCAACCAAGACACCTTCCACTTCACCAACTGCGCCCCGCAGATGGCCGCCTTCAACCAACAGACCTGGCTGGAGCTGGAAGACTATCTGCTCGACAACACCCAGCGCTGGCAGGCACGCATCACCATCTTCAGCGGCCCGGTGCTGCGCCCGGACGACCGGGTTTATCGCGACGCCCGGATTCCCGAGGCCTTCTGGAAGGTGGTGGCCTATCTCGGTGACGACGGCAAGCCCTCCGCCAGTGCCTACCTCATCGACCAGCGCCGGGAGCTGGACGCGCTATCCATCGCCTTTGGCCGCCTGCGCACCTACCAGTGCAGCGTCTTGCGCATCGAGCAGCTGACCGGCATCGACTTCGGTCCCCTGGCCGACCATGACGGCTTTTCCAACGAAGAGCGCGCCACCGGCAGGCCCGTCGAACGGGCCATCCAGGGCCCGGCCGACATCCGGCTCTAG
- the arsB gene encoding ACR3 family arsenite efflux transporter, giving the protein MNTFERYLSLWVALCILAGIALGQVAPGLFRFIGRIEVAQVNLPVGLLIWVMIVPMLLKVDFSALGQVRHHWRGIGVTLFVNWAIKPFSMALLAWLFIRQLFAPWLPTEQLDSYIAGLILLAAAPCTAMVFVWSRLTQGDPLFTLSQVALNDTLMVFAFAPIVGLLLGLSSIAVPWATLLISVVLYIVLPVILAQLWRRALLRQGQAAFDRALARLGPLSIAALLATLVLLFAFQGEAILAQPLVIALLAVPILIQVLFNSALAYWLNRLVGESHSVACPSALIGASNFFELAVAAAISLFGFHSGAALATVVGVLIEVPLMLLVVRLVNGSRGWYERGALSSRRDLP; this is encoded by the coding sequence ATGAACACCTTCGAGCGCTACCTCAGCCTGTGGGTCGCGCTGTGCATCCTGGCTGGCATCGCCCTGGGCCAGGTGGCGCCCGGTCTCTTCCGCTTCATCGGCCGGATCGAGGTGGCTCAGGTCAATCTGCCGGTCGGCCTGCTGATCTGGGTGATGATCGTGCCGATGCTGCTCAAGGTGGATTTCAGCGCCCTGGGCCAGGTACGTCATCACTGGCGCGGGATCGGCGTCACCCTGTTCGTCAACTGGGCGATCAAGCCCTTCTCCATGGCCCTGCTCGCCTGGCTGTTCATTCGCCAGCTCTTCGCCCCCTGGCTGCCGACCGAGCAGCTGGACAGCTACATCGCCGGCCTGATCCTGCTGGCGGCGGCGCCCTGCACCGCCATGGTCTTCGTCTGGAGTCGGCTCACCCAGGGTGATCCGCTGTTCACCCTGTCCCAGGTCGCGCTGAACGACACCCTCATGGTGTTCGCCTTCGCCCCCATCGTCGGCCTGTTGCTGGGGCTGTCGTCGATCGCGGTGCCCTGGGCCACCCTGCTGATTTCGGTGGTCCTCTACATCGTGCTGCCGGTGATCCTTGCCCAGCTCTGGCGGCGCGCGCTGCTGCGCCAGGGCCAGGCGGCCTTCGACCGCGCCCTGGCTCGCCTGGGGCCGCTCTCGATCGCGGCGCTGCTGGCCACCCTGGTGCTGCTGTTCGCCTTCCAGGGGGAAGCCATCCTGGCGCAGCCGCTGGTGATCGCCCTGCTGGCTGTGCCCATCCTGATCCAGGTGCTGTTCAATTCGGCGCTGGCCTACTGGCTGAATCGCCTGGTGGGCGAGAGCCACAGCGTCGCCTGTCCGTCGGCGCTGATCGGCGCCAGCAACTTCTTCGAACTGGCCGTGGCCGCCGCCATCAGCCTGTTCGGCTTCCACTCGGGAGCCGCCCTGGCTACCGTGGTGGGCGTCCTCATCGAGGTACCGCTGATGCTGCTGGTCGTGCGCCTGGTGAACGGTTCACGCGGCTGGTACGAACGCGGCGCCCTCTCCTCCCGTCGAGACCTCCCATGA
- the mntR gene encoding manganese-binding transcriptional regulator MntR, producing MTKDDELLNRLVDPSIHMEGFQQVREAHRQELIEDYVELISDLIRDGGEARQVDIAARIGVAQPTVAKMLKRLAAAGLIVQRPYRGVFLTPEGEALAEASRARHHVVETFLLTLGVDADTARRDAEGMEHHVSEATLEVFRRFIASRQG from the coding sequence ATGACAAAGGACGACGAACTGCTGAATCGGTTGGTCGATCCATCCATTCATATGGAAGGTTTTCAACAGGTCCGCGAGGCGCATCGTCAGGAGCTGATCGAAGACTATGTCGAGCTCATTTCCGATCTCATCCGGGACGGAGGTGAAGCGCGCCAGGTGGACATCGCCGCGCGCATCGGCGTCGCCCAGCCCACCGTGGCCAAGATGCTCAAGCGCCTGGCCGCCGCCGGCTTGATCGTGCAGCGCCCCTATCGCGGGGTCTTCCTGACGCCCGAGGGCGAAGCCCTGGCCGAAGCCAGCCGCGCGCGCCACCATGTGGTCGAGACCTTCCTGCTGACCCTTGGGGTAGACGCCGACACTGCCCGCCGCGATGCCGAGGGCATGGAGCACCACGTCAGCGAAGCCACCCTGGAAGTCTTCCGGCGCTTCATCGCCAGCCGCCAAGGCTGA
- a CDS encoding MFS transporter → MVSANGSSTARLILLGGVLFTFLAASSAPTPLYASYQQAWGFSTFWLTWVFAVYAFTLLAALLVGGRLSDHLGRRPVILAALVLEMGAMLLFHQVQGLADLVLARALQGLATSIATSALGAALLDMDAGRGPWLNSLAPLLGMAGGALGCGLLVEFAPAPLQLVYRLFLALFLVQGLLLLRLPDPLARRPGLLAALRPQLAIPPQARAMLWRILPLELAVWAVGGFYLSLMPGLIKTATGTSSILVGGVVVAGLTLTGAASLHGLRHWPAARLLRLGAGTLVAGPALLWLAVASGQLGLFALGTLVTGAGFGSGFLGATRSLLPLAEPAQRAGLLAAFYVLSYLAFCLPALAVSTLVPWLGLSGSAQLYLAGLILLALLGVRNSLSRACVQPG, encoded by the coding sequence ATGGTCTCCGCGAATGGCTCTTCCACCGCCCGCCTGATCCTGCTGGGCGGGGTGCTCTTTACCTTCCTGGCGGCTTCCAGTGCGCCAACGCCGCTCTATGCCAGCTACCAGCAGGCCTGGGGCTTCTCCACCTTCTGGCTGACCTGGGTATTCGCCGTCTATGCCTTCACCCTGCTCGCCGCCTTGCTGGTGGGTGGGCGGCTGTCCGATCACCTGGGTCGACGCCCGGTGATCCTAGCGGCGCTGGTACTGGAGATGGGCGCCATGCTGCTGTTCCATCAGGTACAGGGCCTGGCGGATCTGGTGCTCGCCCGCGCCCTGCAGGGGCTGGCGACCAGTATCGCCACCAGCGCCCTGGGCGCGGCATTGCTCGACATGGATGCCGGACGCGGCCCCTGGCTGAACAGCCTGGCGCCCCTGCTGGGCATGGCCGGCGGCGCCCTGGGGTGCGGCCTGCTGGTGGAGTTCGCGCCCGCTCCGCTGCAGCTGGTCTATCGGCTGTTCCTGGCGCTCTTCCTGGTGCAGGGCCTGTTGCTGTTGCGCCTGCCCGATCCCCTGGCGCGCCGGCCCGGGCTGCTCGCCGCGCTCCGGCCTCAGCTGGCGATACCGCCCCAGGCGCGTGCCATGCTGTGGCGGATCTTGCCGCTGGAGTTGGCGGTCTGGGCGGTGGGCGGTTTCTATCTCTCGCTGATGCCGGGGCTGATCAAGACGGCCACCGGCACCTCCTCGATCCTGGTGGGCGGGGTAGTGGTGGCCGGCCTGACCCTGACCGGCGCCGCCAGCCTGCATGGCCTGCGCCACTGGCCCGCCGCGCGGCTGCTGCGCCTGGGCGCGGGCACCCTGGTGGCCGGTCCGGCGCTGCTCTGGCTGGCGGTGGCCAGCGGTCAGCTGGGGCTCTTCGCCCTGGGTACCCTGGTAACTGGAGCGGGCTTCGGCAGCGGCTTTCTCGGCGCCACCCGCAGTCTGCTGCCCCTGGCCGAGCCGGCCCAGCGAGCCGGCCTGCTGGCGGCCTTCTATGTCTTGAGCTACCTGGCCTTCTGCCTGCCGGCCCTGGCGGTCAGCACCCTGGTGCCCTGGCTGGGCCTCAGCGGGTCCGCTCAGCTCTACCTGGCGGGGCTGATCCTGCTGGCGTTGCTGGGGGTGCGCAACAGCCTGTCGCGCGCCTGCGTCCAGCCAGGCTAG
- a CDS encoding Nramp family divalent metal transporter — protein sequence MNASIPVPEGGSWFRRLLAFVGPGYMVSVGYMDPGNWATDLAGGSQFGYLLLSVILLSNLMAILLQALAARLGIATGLDLAQACRARYSRPVSLLLWLACEIAIIACDLAEVIGTAIALNLLFGIPLMWGAILTALDVFLILLLMNRGFRWLEAFVIALLTLIFVCFGVQMVLAQPSLAAVFDGFLPKAEIVTNPAALYLAIGIIGATVMPHNLYLHSSIVQTRAYPRTEEGRRMGLRWAVADSTLALMLALFVNAAILITAAAVFHSAGRTDVAEIQDAYHLLSPMLGVGIASLLFAVALLASGINSTVTATLAGQIVMEGFLSLRIPDWARRLITRGIAVIPVVVVTGLYGESGTAKLLVLSQVVLSMQLPFAVIPLVRFVSDRQLMGSFVIKRFTAVLAWAVAGLIVVLNVKLLADILMG from the coding sequence ATGAATGCCAGTATTCCGGTGCCCGAAGGCGGCAGCTGGTTTCGCCGGCTGCTGGCCTTCGTCGGCCCGGGCTACATGGTCTCGGTGGGCTACATGGACCCGGGCAACTGGGCCACGGACCTCGCGGGTGGCTCGCAATTCGGCTACCTGCTGCTATCGGTGATCCTGCTGTCCAATCTGATGGCCATCCTGTTGCAGGCCCTGGCCGCGCGCCTGGGCATCGCCACCGGGCTGGATCTAGCCCAGGCCTGCCGCGCCCGCTATTCGCGTCCGGTCAGCCTGCTGCTGTGGCTCGCCTGCGAGATCGCGATCATCGCCTGCGACCTGGCCGAGGTGATAGGCACGGCCATCGCCCTCAATCTGCTGTTCGGCATTCCCCTGATGTGGGGCGCGATCCTCACGGCGCTCGACGTCTTTCTCATCCTGTTGTTGATGAACCGCGGCTTTCGCTGGCTCGAAGCCTTCGTCATCGCGCTGCTGACGTTGATCTTCGTCTGCTTCGGCGTGCAGATGGTGCTGGCCCAGCCGTCCCTGGCCGCGGTGTTCGACGGCTTTCTGCCCAAGGCGGAGATCGTCACCAACCCGGCCGCGCTGTACCTGGCCATTGGCATCATCGGTGCCACGGTGATGCCCCATAACCTCTATCTGCATTCGTCCATCGTCCAGACCCGCGCCTATCCGCGAACCGAGGAGGGGCGGCGCATGGGGCTGCGCTGGGCGGTGGCAGACAGCACCCTGGCGCTGATGCTGGCGCTGTTCGTCAACGCGGCCATCCTCATCACCGCCGCGGCCGTGTTCCACAGTGCCGGTCGTACCGACGTGGCCGAGATCCAGGACGCCTATCACCTGCTGTCGCCGATGCTGGGCGTGGGGATCGCCTCGCTGCTGTTCGCGGTCGCCCTGCTGGCGTCGGGCATCAACTCCACCGTAACCGCGACCCTGGCTGGCCAGATCGTCATGGAAGGCTTTCTTTCGCTGCGCATCCCCGACTGGGCGCGGCGTCTGATCACCCGCGGTATCGCCGTCATCCCGGTGGTGGTGGTGACCGGTCTCTATGGCGAGAGCGGCACGGCCAAGCTGCTGGTGCTGAGCCAGGTGGTGCTGTCCATGCAGCTGCCCTTCGCGGTGATCCCGCTGGTGCGCTTCGTCTCGGATCGCCAGCTGATGGGCTCCTTCGTGATCAAGCGCTTCACGGCGGTGCTGGCCTGGGCGGTGGCGGGGCTGATCGTGGTGCTCAACGTGAAGCTGCTGGCCGATATCCTGATGGGCTAG
- a CDS encoding MFS transporter encodes MTPMPSDRAIWQLGLMQLLAWGLAFYLPGVYGPAMAAGLGWDARWVYGGFSLAMLTMGLVSPFSGAVIERLGGCRTLQLGLVLDALGCLGLAAAQSAPLFYLAWVTLGVGMRLSLYDAAFATLARLAGERSRAVMVRITLLGGLASAVFWPLGHWLLQVLGWRLGLVVYAGIALAGLLLLVPLPNVRGRLPSAELPPAVAGGSPRLAGVLFATGMALIGFLSAGLSAHLPALLAERGVPVGVAALWGIGQVCARLAELASGQRLSARQLNLLLGLGLPLSFALALASDGHLLLTAGFVFLYGALNGLVAVLRASLPLELFDRALYARLTGKLLAPSFLLSAAAPWCYALARESWGDRGLLGLCLLVSLGVTLAAVGLLGRRRPAPA; translated from the coding sequence ATGACGCCGATGCCGAGCGACCGCGCCATCTGGCAGCTGGGGCTGATGCAGCTGTTGGCCTGGGGCCTGGCCTTTTATCTCCCCGGAGTCTATGGTCCGGCCATGGCGGCGGGGCTCGGCTGGGACGCGCGCTGGGTCTATGGCGGCTTTTCGCTGGCGATGCTGACCATGGGACTGGTGTCGCCCTTCAGTGGCGCGGTGATCGAACGCCTGGGTGGCTGCCGCACCCTGCAGCTCGGCCTGGTGCTCGATGCCCTGGGTTGCCTCGGCCTTGCGGCCGCTCAATCGGCGCCACTGTTCTACCTGGCCTGGGTGACCCTGGGCGTGGGTATGCGGCTGTCATTGTACGACGCCGCCTTCGCCACCCTGGCCCGGCTGGCGGGCGAGCGCTCGCGGGCGGTGATGGTGCGCATCACCCTGCTGGGCGGCCTGGCCTCGGCGGTGTTCTGGCCCCTGGGCCACTGGCTGCTGCAGGTGCTGGGCTGGCGCCTGGGCCTGGTGGTCTATGCCGGCATCGCCCTGGCTGGCCTGCTGTTGCTCGTGCCGCTGCCCAATGTCCGCGGACGTTTGCCCAGTGCCGAGTTGCCGCCCGCGGTGGCGGGTGGTTCGCCACGCCTGGCTGGGGTGCTGTTCGCCACCGGGATGGCGTTGATCGGCTTTCTTTCGGCGGGGCTCTCGGCCCATCTGCCGGCGCTGCTGGCCGAGCGGGGCGTACCGGTCGGCGTGGCCGCGCTCTGGGGCATCGGCCAGGTTTGCGCACGGCTGGCGGAACTGGCCTCCGGACAGCGGCTGTCGGCGCGCCAGCTCAATCTGCTCCTGGGTCTGGGGCTGCCGCTGAGTTTCGCCCTGGCCCTGGCGAGCGACGGTCATCTTCTATTGACCGCTGGCTTCGTCTTTCTCTATGGCGCGCTCAATGGCCTGGTGGCGGTACTGCGCGCCAGCCTGCCGCTGGAGCTGTTCGACCGGGCGCTCTATGCGCGCCTGACCGGCAAGCTGCTGGCGCCGAGCTTCCTGCTCTCGGCGGCCGCACCCTGGTGCTATGCCCTGGCGCGGGAGAGCTGGGGTGACCGTGGCCTGCTCGGGCTGTGCCTGCTGGTCAGCCTGGGGGTGACCCTGGCCGCCGTGGGGCTGCTGGGGCGACGGCGTCCGGCTCCGGCCTGA
- a CDS encoding OprD family porin, producing the protein MTLSLFSPFARQSVWLLGVPGLLLTGAALASQQSDAKGFVEDGDLTLLLRNYYYLRQNEGDGHGAEARNSRDPRSWTQAFLLNYTSGFTQGTVGVGVDAYGYLGLKLDGGDGHANTPNMPVDGDGSQRSEFSKGGAAVKLRVSNTVLKYGDQQPTAPVLAAGGNWLFPQTARGWSLVSQEVDHLVLEGGHFTAATAPRTTGSDGGIFAGYAGVEAASASYAGGVYKFSDHFSASLYAGHFEDVWDQYYGNLNYVLPLAAGRSLTLDANLYRTLDAGSAKAGSIANTAGSLAAAFQTGAHTFTLIHQRIHGDQPFDYAVFGAPLPGSFGDSILLGNSMQFSDFNGPGERSWQVRYDLDMESYGVPGLNLMVRHTRGSGIDGTRMAADSAYAGLYGDGDKEHETDLEAKYVLQDGPAKDLSFRLRQAWHSGSQSTGGTVAETRLITEYPLNIL; encoded by the coding sequence ATGACGCTATCGCTGTTTTCCCCCTTTGCCCGTCAGAGCGTCTGGCTGCTCGGCGTGCCCGGTCTGCTCCTCACCGGTGCCGCCCTGGCCAGTCAGCAGTCCGATGCCAAGGGCTTCGTCGAAGACGGTGACCTGACCCTGCTCTTGCGCAACTACTACTACCTGCGCCAGAACGAGGGTGACGGCCATGGCGCCGAGGCCCGCAACAGCCGCGACCCGCGCAGCTGGACCCAGGCGTTCCTGCTCAACTACACCTCGGGCTTCACCCAGGGCACCGTGGGGGTCGGGGTGGACGCCTATGGCTACCTGGGCCTCAAGCTGGATGGCGGCGACGGCCATGCCAACACCCCGAACATGCCGGTGGACGGCGACGGCAGCCAGCGCAGCGAATTCAGCAAGGGCGGCGCGGCGGTCAAGCTGCGCGTTTCCAACACCGTGCTCAAGTACGGCGACCAGCAACCCACGGCGCCGGTACTGGCGGCGGGTGGCAACTGGCTGTTTCCCCAGACCGCACGCGGTTGGAGCCTGGTGAGCCAGGAGGTCGATCACCTGGTGCTGGAAGGCGGCCACTTCACCGCCGCCACGGCGCCGCGCACCACCGGCTCGGACGGCGGCATCTTCGCCGGTTACGCGGGGGTCGAGGCAGCCTCGGCCAGCTATGCCGGGGGCGTCTACAAGTTCAGCGATCATTTCAGCGCCTCGCTCTACGCCGGGCACTTCGAGGACGTCTGGGACCAGTACTACGGCAACCTCAACTATGTACTGCCGCTGGCCGCCGGGCGGAGTCTGACCCTCGACGCCAACCTCTATCGCACCCTGGACGCTGGCAGCGCCAAGGCCGGCAGCATCGCCAACACCGCCGGCTCGCTGGCTGCCGCCTTCCAGACCGGCGCCCATACCTTCACCCTGATCCACCAGCGCATCCACGGTGACCAACCCTTCGACTACGCAGTCTTCGGGGCGCCGCTGCCGGGTTCCTTCGGTGATTCCATCCTGCTCGGCAACTCGATGCAGTTCTCCGACTTCAATGGTCCGGGCGAGCGCAGCTGGCAGGTACGCTACGACCTGGACATGGAGAGCTACGGCGTACCGGGGCTGAACCTGATGGTGCGGCATACCCGCGGCAGTGGCATCGACGGCACCCGGATGGCGGCGGACTCGGCCTATGCCGGGCTCTATGGCGATGGCGACAAGGAGCACGAGACGGATCTGGAGGCCAAGTACGTCCTGCAGGACGGCCCGGCCAAGGACCTGAGCTTCCGCCTGCGCCAGGCCTGGCATTCCGGCAGTCAGAGCACCGGCGGCACCGTGGCCGAGACGCGGCTGATCACCGAGTATCCGCTGAATATTCTCTGA
- a CDS encoding GNAT family N-acetyltransferase, with amino-acid sequence MNTDLQLRDATLADLPAIQAIYAQHVLHSCASFELEPPDVLELERRLAAVRQAGLPYRVAERDGEVVGYAYAVLYRPRPAYRHTAEDSVYVREGFGGQGIGRRLLEEVVAACTAAGFRQLVAVIGDSANQGSIALHQRQGFRMVGTFEAVGFKHGRWVDTVLMQLSLGEGDRTPGTR; translated from the coding sequence GTGAACACCGATCTGCAGCTGCGCGACGCCACCCTCGCCGATCTACCTGCCATCCAGGCCATCTATGCCCAGCATGTGCTGCATAGCTGCGCCAGCTTCGAGCTGGAGCCGCCGGATGTCCTGGAGCTGGAACGTCGGCTCGCCGCCGTGCGCCAGGCTGGTCTGCCCTACCGGGTCGCCGAACGGGATGGCGAAGTGGTGGGCTATGCCTACGCCGTGCTCTACCGTCCAAGACCGGCCTATCGCCATACCGCGGAAGACTCGGTGTACGTGCGTGAAGGTTTCGGCGGCCAGGGCATCGGTCGGCGGTTGCTGGAAGAGGTGGTCGCGGCCTGCACGGCGGCGGGCTTTCGCCAGCTGGTGGCGGTGATCGGCGACAGTGCCAACCAGGGCTCCATCGCCCTGCACCAGCGCCAGGGCTTTCGCATGGTCGGTACCTTCGAGGCGGTGGGCTTCAAGCACGGCCGCTGGGTGGACACGGTCCTGATGCAGCTCAGTCTGGGCGAAGGCGATCGCACCCCGGGTACGCGTTGA
- a CDS encoding TetR/AcrR family transcriptional regulator encodes MTTKQARPGGRSARVQQAIHEAVLALLREQPRDALTVPLIAARAGVTPSTLYRRWGNLPSLLADVDLQRLRPDQPPEDTGSLRGDLERWLEHYVDDLASTPGQAMLRDALAATDPGCAVRCTEPTRERLELILERARLRGEPAPGLDALLDGLVAPLIYRTLFGAERPAMPLCLDLLARVLRPDR; translated from the coding sequence ATGACCACCAAGCAAGCTCGTCCCGGCGGCCGCAGTGCCCGCGTCCAGCAAGCCATTCACGAGGCCGTCCTGGCGCTGTTGCGAGAGCAGCCACGAGACGCCCTGACGGTGCCCCTGATCGCCGCCCGCGCCGGCGTTACCCCTTCCACGCTCTATCGACGCTGGGGCAACCTGCCTAGCCTCTTGGCCGATGTCGACCTGCAGCGCCTGCGCCCCGACCAGCCGCCGGAGGACACCGGCAGCCTGAGAGGCGACCTCGAACGCTGGCTGGAACACTATGTGGACGACCTCGCCTCGACGCCTGGCCAGGCCATGCTCAGGGATGCCCTGGCCGCCACCGATCCGGGCTGCGCGGTGCGCTGCACCGAACCGACCCGGGAACGCCTGGAGCTGATACTCGAACGCGCCCGGTTACGCGGCGAGCCGGCGCCAGGTCTGGACGCCCTGCTCGACGGCCTGGTCGCCCCGCTGATCTATCGCACCCTGTTTGGTGCCGAGCGTCCGGCCATGCCGTTGTGCCTCGACCTGCTCGCCCGGGTGTTGCGGCCGGACCGGTAG
- a CDS encoding ArsR/SmtB family transcription factor encodes MNEDLAVSALAALAHAQRLRVFRALVVAGAEGLTPSLLADQLDVARSNLSFHLKELANAGLVTVEQQGRNLIYRAAYGQMNALLGYLTEHCCAGVDCAVTDTARCLC; translated from the coding sequence ATGAATGAAGATCTCGCTGTATCCGCCCTTGCCGCCCTTGCCCACGCCCAGCGCCTGCGGGTCTTTCGAGCGCTAGTGGTCGCGGGGGCCGAAGGGCTCACTCCCAGCCTGCTGGCCGACCAACTCGACGTGGCGCGCAGCAATCTCTCCTTCCATCTCAAGGAGCTGGCCAATGCCGGCCTGGTCACGGTGGAACAGCAGGGCCGCAACCTCATCTATCGCGCCGCCTATGGCCAGATGAACGCCCTGCTCGGCTATCTCACCGAGCACTGTTGCGCCGGTGTCGACTGCGCGGTCACCGACACCGCCCGCTGCCTCTGCTGA
- a CDS encoding methyl-accepting chemotaxis protein, with amino-acid sequence MFNRHLKTELAQLRAEVAELRQLHAGFESQALSLTVDDRGNIERVNERFCREMGYRPENVVGRPLDAFIPEYVKQLPCYRDLKSALSQGTQTSGMYRLLRSNGQEAWLYSTWQPLRDTQGRIHKTICFANDRTEQVETSTEHSGLINALLRSTAVIEFNLAGEVLTANDRFLQGMGYSLKQIQGKHHRLFCTSEEANSADYQAFWARLNRGEFIASRFKRIDSHGRTVWLEASYNPVLNTRGQLYKVVKFATVITEQVEQEQAVAEAAKVAFDISQQTDESARQGAEVVQDTVSVMRKIAEELQVASNGIEALGEQSLVISTIVKTISGIAEQTNLLALNAAIEAARAGEQGRGFAVVADEVRQLAGRTSKATEEIVGVVQQNQQLAQTAVANMAASKHQAEQGLQLANAAGTRITEIQDGAQRVVGAVGQFARRLN; translated from the coding sequence ATGTTCAATCGCCATCTGAAGACCGAGCTCGCCCAACTACGGGCCGAGGTCGCCGAACTGCGTCAACTGCACGCCGGCTTCGAAAGCCAGGCACTCAGTCTTACTGTCGATGACCGTGGCAACATCGAGCGCGTCAACGAGCGCTTCTGCCGCGAGATGGGTTACCGCCCCGAGAATGTGGTCGGTCGTCCGCTGGACGCCTTCATTCCCGAATACGTCAAACAATTGCCCTGCTACCGCGACCTCAAGAGCGCCCTCAGTCAAGGCACCCAGACCAGTGGCATGTATCGCCTGCTGCGCTCCAATGGCCAGGAGGCCTGGCTCTATTCGACCTGGCAGCCGCTGCGCGACACCCAGGGCCGGATCCACAAGACCATCTGCTTCGCCAACGATCGTACCGAGCAGGTTGAGACCTCCACCGAGCACTCCGGCCTGATCAACGCCCTGCTGCGCTCCACCGCCGTCATCGAATTCAACCTGGCCGGCGAGGTGCTCACCGCCAACGACCGCTTCCTGCAGGGCATGGGCTATTCGCTCAAGCAGATCCAGGGCAAGCACCACCGGTTGTTCTGTACCAGCGAGGAAGCCAACTCCGCCGATTACCAGGCGTTCTGGGCGCGACTGAACCGCGGCGAATTCATCGCCAGCCGCTTCAAGCGGATCGACAGCCACGGCCGCACGGTCTGGCTGGAAGCCTCCTACAACCCGGTGCTCAACACCCGTGGCCAGCTGTACAAGGTGGTGAAATTCGCCACCGTCATCACCGAGCAGGTGGAGCAGGAACAGGCGGTGGCCGAAGCGGCCAAGGTGGCCTTCGACATCTCCCAGCAGACCGACGAGAGCGCCCGTCAGGGAGCCGAGGTGGTGCAGGACACCGTCTCGGTGATGCGCAAGATCGCCGAGGAACTGCAGGTGGCCTCCAATGGCATCGAGGCCCTGGGCGAGCAGTCGCTGGTCATCAGCACCATCGTCAAGACCATCAGCGGCATCGCCGAGCAGACCAACCTGCTGGCCCTCAACGCGGCCATCGAGGCCGCCCGCGCCGGTGAACAAGGCCGTGGCTTCGCCGTGGTGGCCGACGAGGTCCGCCAACTGGCCGGTCGCACCAGCAAGGCCACCGAGGAGATCGTCGGGGTGGTGCAGCAGAACCAGCAGCTGGCGCAGACCGCCGTGGCCAACATGGCCGCCAGCAAGCATCAGGCGGAACAGGGCCTGCAGCTGGCCAACGCCGCTGGCACCCGCATCACCGAGATCCAGGACGGTGCCCAGCGCGTGGTGGGTGCGGTGGGTCAGTTCGCCCGTCGACTGAACTGA